ACCGTGGTGAGTCGCGACCAGTTGCTGTACATCGACGGGGCCTGGGTCGAGGGCGCGGGATCGCGTCCGGTCCGGGACCGCTGGACGGGTGAGCGGATCGGCACGGTCGCGGCGGGCCTGGGCGAGCACGCCGTCCGTGCCGTCGACGCGGCCGAGCGGGCCATGGCGCGGGGGCTGCCCGTGCCGGAACGCGCCCGCGTGCTGGCGACCGCCGCGCGGCTCGTCGAGGAGCGCGGCGAGGAGTTCGCCCGATCCATCACGGCGGAGACCGGGAAGCCGATCACCGCGGCGCGCGGCGAGGTGGGCCGCGCGGTGCAGACGCTCGGCTGGGCGGCGGAGGAGACCAGGCGGCTGACCGGTGAGACCGTCCCGCTGGACGCCGTTGAGTCGGGTGCGGGCACCATCGCGCTGACGGTGCCCGAGGCACGTGGCATCGCCGCGGCCATCACCCCGTTCAACTTCCCGCTCAACCTGGTGCTGCACAAGGTCGCGCCGGCACTCGCGGCGGGATGTGCCGTGGTGCTCAAGCCGTCCGACAAGGCGGTGCTGGTCGCGGGCCTGCTGGTGGAGGTGTTCGCGGAGGCGGGCCTTCCCGCCGGATGGCTCAACCTGGTGACGGGCACGCCCGCCGACGTCGTGGAGCCGTGGATCGACGACCCCCGGGTCGCGGTGATCAGCTTCACCGGGTCGAGCCGGGTGGGCTGGGATCTCAAGGCGAGGTCACCCCGCAAGCTGCACGTGCTGGAGCTGGGGTCCAACACCGCCATGGTCGTCACCGGCAACGCCGACCTGGAGCGCGCCGCCGCCGACGCGGTGATCTCCGCCCTGGCCAACTCGGGCCAGGCCTGCGTCTCGCTGCAGCGGGTGTACGTGACCCGCGAGGTGGCCGACCGGTTCGTCACCCTGCTGGGCGAGGCGTTCAGGGCGGTGAGCTACGGCGACCCGCGGGACGACGCCACCGTGGTCGGGCCGCTCGTCACCACCGAGGCGACGGCGGGTCTGAAACGCTCGATCGACGCCGCGGTGGCCGGTGGCGCGCGGCTGCTCGCCGGCGGCGAGGTGGTCGGCGGGGTGCTGGAGCCCACCCTGCTGGCCGAGGTCGATCCTGACAGCGCGCTGGTCTGCGAGGAGGCGTTCGGCCCCGTCGCGAGCGTGCTCGTCGTCGACGACCTGGACGAGGCGATCCGCGGCGTGAACTCCTCCATGTACGCGCTCAACTCGTCGATCTACACCGGCGACCTCGGCGAGGCCATGCGGTACGCGGCTCGCGCGCAGGCGGGCAGCGTGCTGGTGAACATGCCCCCGTCCTACCGCGCCGACCACATGCCCTACGGCGGGGTCAAGGACTCCGGGCAGGGCACCGAGGGCGTCAGGTACGCGGTCCACGAGCTGCTGCACCACAAGCTGGTGGTTCTCAAACCGTAGCCGGTGCCGCTCGAAGCGTGGCCCCGGCCGGGAGGCATGGTCCCGGCCGGGGCCATGCCTTTTCGTCTTCCGCCTCTTTCCGCGCGTCGGCCCTGGGGGATCCCAGAGCGCGTCAGGTCTGGGCGGGATCCCCGCGCGGCCTGAGCGGGATCCCCCGGCGTGTCGGGCCCGGATGGGATCCCGGCGTGGTTTGAGCGGGATCCCGGCGCGTCGGGTCTGGCCGGGATCCCGGCGTGGTCTGAGCGGGATCCCCCGGCGCCTCAGGTCCGGCTGGGATCCCAGCCGCGTCAGGTCTGGGTGAAGGCCGTGTCGAAGCGGGCGTGGGGCTGCTCCCAGAGCAGCGACCGCACGAGCGCGAGCGCCCGCGGCGCTCCGTGCATCCGGCTCATCCCCGCGTCCTCCCACTCGATGGATATCGGCCCGGCGTACCCGATCGACTCCAGGGCGCGGAAGGCGTCCTCGAAGGGGACGTCGCCGTGGCCGGCGGAGACGAAGTCCCAGCCGCGCCGGGGGTCTCCCCAGGGGAGGTGGGAACCGAGCCGGCCCACCCGGCCGTCCTTCGCGCGGATCCGGGTGTCCTTGCAGTCGACGTGGTAGATCCGGTCGGCGAAGTCGACGATGAAGTTGGCGGGGTTGATGTCCTGCCACATCATGTGGCTCGGATCCCAGTTGATCCCGAAGGCGCCCCGGCGGTCGATGGCCTCCAGGGTCCGCGCCGTCGTCCAGTAGTCGTAGGCGATCTCGCTCGGGTGGACCTCCAGGGCGAACCGCACCCCTTCCCCGTCGAAGACATCCATGATCGGGTTCCAGCGGGCGGCGAAGTCGGCGTAGCCGTCGTCGATCACCTCCTGGGACACCGGCGGGTACATCGCGACGTACCGCCAGATCTTCGACCCGGTGAATCCGGTGACCACCGAGGCGCCGAGCTTGCGTGCCAGGATGGCGGTCTTCTTGACCTGCTCGGAGGCGCGGGCCCGGACCCCGTCCGGGTCGCCGTCTCCCCAGGTGCGCGAGCCGACGATCGACTGGTGGCGGAAGTCGAGCGGGTCGTCGCAGACGACCTGGCCCTGGGCGTGGTTCGACAGGGCCCAGACGCCGAGCCCGTAGCGGTCCAGGATCTCCCGTCGGGAGTCGAGATAGCCCTCGTCCTCAAGCGCCCGGTCCACGTCCAGGTGCTGTGACTTGCAGGCGATCTCCAGGCCGTCGAACCCCCACTCGGAGGCCAGCCGGGCCACCTCCTCGAAGGGCAGGTCTGCCCACTGCGCGGTGAACAGCGTTACGGGGCGGGTTGACATGGGATCTCCTTCACCTGGGGCCGGCTCCGCTCAGGGATCGGCCTGCAGGAATTCGAGCTGGTTGCCGAAGCAGTCGTAGGTGTGGAAACGGCGATGTCCGGGGAAGCGGTCGTCGGTCTCGACGACGGCGCCGTGCCCGGCCAGCCGGGCGGCGAGCGCGTCCAGGTCGTCGACCAGGATCGCCGGGTGGCCGAGCCGGTTCGGCCGGAAGTCCTCGTCGGGCAACCCGTGGATCTCCACGCCGCCGGTGCCGAACCAGCAGCCGACCGGCCGCATGGTCGTCGGCTTCGGCACCTCCGTCATGCCGAGCACGCCGCCGTAGAAGGCGCGGGCGCGGTCCTCCTCGCCGACCGGCATGGTGAAGGTGGCGTGGTGCAGGCGCAGGAAGGCGACGGGGTGTCCGGTGTGCCGGCCGCTCGTCCCGGTGTCCCGGCCGCTCGTCCCAGAGGCCCGGCCGGGGGCCGGGCGTGCGGTCACGCGCTCATCGGACTGTTGCTTGTCCGGGTCGGTCATGCCCTGACCGGTTTGTTGCTTGTCCGGGTCGGTCATGCCCTGACCGGTTTGTTGCTCGTCCGGGTCGGTCATGCCCTGACCGGCCTGGCGTTCGTCCCGGTCGGTCATGCCCCGACCGGGGTGGCGTGCACGCGGGCGATCGCGTCCCCCAGGATCCGGGGCAGGTCGCGTTCCGGGATGGTGAACGACGTCTCGTCGTCGATGGCGAGGGGGGCGCCGAAGACAACGACGCCCGCGCCGATGACCGGGCAGCCGACCGCCTGCTCGATGGACAGCCCCCCGACCGCCTGTACCGGGACGGTCGTCGCGGCGACGATGCCGGGCAGGTCCGTGAGCGGGGACAGCCTCAGTTCCCGGTGCATGTTGCGGTGGTCGTGGCCGATGTGGTGGATGACCATGCCGACCCCGAGGTCCTCCAGCCGCTTCGCCTCGGCCACCCGGTCGTCGGCTCCCATGTCGTCGCCCATCACCAGGATGCCGAACTCCTCGCCCGCCTCGCAGACGCGCTGTACCGTCGCGTCGTGGGCGCGGCCCATCACGACCACGGCGTCCGCGCCGGCCTCGGCGAACATGCGGGTCTCGCCGTAGCCGCCGTCCATGACCTTCAGGTCGGCCACCAGCGGATGGTCCGGATACTCCGCGCGCAGGGTGCGCACGGCGCGGAGGCCCTCCGCCATCACCAGCGGGGTGCCGATCTCCAGCCAGTCGGCACCGGCCTCGACCGCGATCGCGGCCATCCGCAGCGCGTCGTCGAGGGTCTTCAGATCGAGCGAGACCTGCACGATGCCATGAGTCAGATCGGATCGCCGCAGACCTCGGATCGATGGGCTCATGTCGTGTTCCTCCTGCTTCGGGGTGTTCCCCGTCTCTGGTTCGGGTGTTCCTCGTCGGGCGCGGGCCCGACGGTTCGGCCGTCGTACGCGCGGGGACGGGCGGTGTACGGCCGGTGGTTCAGCCGCTGTGCCCGGCCGCGCTCCTGGCGACGTCGTGGCTGCGCACCCGGACCGCCGTCGAGCCGCCGAACCAGCGGTCGCGCGCCATACGCAGGAAGTCGGCCGAGGCGCGCAGCTCGTCGAGGCCGTTGACCCCGTCCTCGATGCTGATCCAGCCGTCGTAACCGGCCTCCACCAGGATCGGGAAGATGCGGTCGTAGTCGTTGAGCCCCTGCCCGATGACGCCGTGCTTCAGGGCGGGCGAGTATCCGATGGTGCCGTCCGCCTGGCGCAGGTCCTCCAGGGTCGTACCGGCCTGAAGGTAGCGGTCGGACGCCTGCATGGTGACCACCCGGTCGACCACGCGTCGCAGGAACTCGGCCGAGTCGACACCCGCGACGATCGCATTGGAGGGGTCGTACTGCACCCCGAAGTTGACGCGGTCGGTGATGCTGTCGACCAGCGAGAGGAAGACGTCGGGCGACTGCGCCAGCTCCGGATACGTCCAGGTGGTGGCCTTGTAGTGGTTCTCGATGGCGAGGGTGACGCCCAGCTCGGCGGCGAGCGGGAGGAGGGACTCGATCGCCTCGGCCGCCCACCGGACGCCCTGCTCGACGGGAACCTGCGGGTAGGCCTGCCCGCTGAGCACGCGGCAGGTGGCCCCCGGGCCGCCGAGCACGGCGGTGATGCGGACGAACTCGGCCTGACGGTCGATCTCCCGCGCGCGCACGTCGGGGTCGGGGTGGGTGAAGTCGGGTGAGGCGCACATCATCGGCATCTGGAATCCGGCGTCCGCGAGAGCGTCGCCGATCCGCCGGATCTCGTCCTTGGCGGTGGACCAGAAGAAGCCGGTGTGGAGTTCGAGTCCCTCGACACCGAGCGTGCGGGCCTCGTCGATCCACTCGAAGACGGACTTGGTGCGCCGGACCACCATCTGTTCGAGGTAGCCCTTCGGGAACGCTGCGATCCTCACGTCCGCTCCTCACCGACTCAGCAGGTGAATCGATACGTTAGCACCAAAGTGTGGGAGATAGCATACAGACTTTGAGCGGATTCTGAACTACTGTTGGTGCGGAGCGAGCATTTCTTGCACCCGCCGCACCCTGGGAGCTCATCCCGAGTGCTCCGGAAGCCCCCGCTCGGTCGAGGAAACTACGAGCTGGAGGAACGCTGTTGAAAGCGTTGGTCAAGTACGCGGACACCGACGGCGCGCTGGAGGTGCGTGACGTTCCCGAGCCGGTGGCCGGGCCGGGAACGGTCCTCGTCCGGGTGCACACGGTCGGCGTGTGCGGATCCGACATCCACATGTGGCACAACACGCAGAGCAAGAGTTCCAAGGGCGTGTTGCCGATCACCCTCGGGCACGAGTCCGCCGGTGTCGTCGCCGCCGTCGGTGACGGCGTGACCGGCTGGTCCATCGGGGACCGCGTGGTGTGCGAGACCGCCGCGTCGATCTGCGGCGTGTGCGGCCTGTGCCGCAGCGGACGCTACAACCTGTGCCCGTGGCGCGAGGGCTACGGCCTCAAGCGCGACGGCGCGATGGCCGAGTACGTGGTGGCCGAGCCCCGCGTGCTGCACAGGATCCCGGACAACGTCAGCTTCGAGACCGCGTCGATGACCGAGCCCTACGCGGTCGCGTACAACGCGGTGGTGGAGCGCGCGCCGGTGAGCCCCGGTGACCTGGTGGTCGTCCAGGGAGCCGGGACGATCGGGATCCTCGCCCTCCAGATGGCGATCCTCCGCGGTGCCGCCACGACGGTCGTGCTCGGCACCGAGATCGACACCCATCGGCTGGAGCAGGCCAGGCGGCTCGGCGCCGACCACGTCGTCGACATCTCCCGGCAGGACCCGGCCGAGGCGATCTCGCGGCTGCACGACGGGCTCGGCGCGGACCTCGTGGTCGACGCGACCGGGGTGAGCGCCGCACTGAAGCAGAGCATGGAGCTCGTCCGCCCCGCGGGGGCGATCGCGAAGGTGGGCTGGGGACCGCAGCCCCTCGGCTTCACCCTGGACCCGCTGGTCAAGAAGGCCGTGACGCTCTACGGGTGCTACTCGCACACCTGGAGCACCTGGGAGAACGTGCTGCGCCTGTTCAGCCAGGGCAAGTTCCGTCCGGAGCTGATCCTGGGCGGGGTCTACGCCATCGAGCAGTGGGAGGCGGCGTTCTCCGCGATGCAGCGGGGAGACAACGTCAAGTCCGCGCTGCGGATGCCCTTCGGGTTCGAGGACAGTGGGCCTCTGGGCGGCGAATCCCACAGCGGCGGGTCTCTGGACGGCGGGTCTCTGGACCGGGGATCCCTCAGCGACGAATCCCTGAGCGGTGGATCCCCGGGCAGCGTGTCCCGGATCGGTGGATCCCGGACCGGTGGGTTCCAGACCGGCGAAACGACGAACTGAAAGGTCAACGGCGTGTCCCCCTCACCCATCCGTCTGGGGATCCTCGGGCTCGGTGCGGTCGCCCAGGCGGTCCACCTGCCGCTTCTGGCGAAGCGGCCGGAGCTGTACACCGTCGCCGGCATCTGTGACCTCTCCCCCGAGGTCACCGACGCCATGGGCCGGCGGTACGGCATCCCCAGAGCCCGGCGGTTCTCCCACCTCGACGACCTGCTCGACGCGGGCGGTCTCGACGCCGTGATGATCCTCTCCCGGGGATCGCACACCTCGGCGGTCCGCGCCGTCTTCGCCCGGCGGCTGCCGGTGTTCTGTGAGAAGCCGCTCGCCTACACCACGGCCGAGGTGGACGACCTGATCGCCGCCGAACCCGACCTCGGGCACCCGGCGATCCTGCTCGGCTACATGAAGCAGTACGACCCCGCGGTCATCGAGGCGGCGAGCCTGCTGGAGGACGTCGACGACATCCGCAGCATCGAGGCGAGCGTGCTGCATCCCACCGGGGCCTCCCAGCTGGCCTTCACCCGGCTGGTCGGGCCGACCGCGCCGCCACCGCCGCACGTACAGGCCGAGGCCGACGCCGAGGACCTCGCGCTGTGGCGTACCGCGGTGGGCGACGCCGACGAGGCGCTGTGGCGCACCTACCGCGGCGCGCTGGTCAGCAGCCTCGCGCACGACCTGTCGATCATGAGGAGCTTCGGCTCGCCGCCCGCCACCGTGGACTTCGCCGACATCTGGCGGCAGAGTTCCCGGTACGCCCGGCGGGACGTGGGGCGCGACAGGAAGTCCTTCGGCGAGCATCCCCCGTCGATCTCCGCCACGGGCACCCTCGCCGGTGGCGGCCGGTTCGGCCTCTCCTGGCACTACCTGCCCGACTTCCCGGCCTACCGGGAGACGGTACGGGTGGTGCACGGCCGGGGCACGGTGGAACTGACCTTCCCCTCCCCGTACCTCCTGCACGCGCCGACGGAACTGGTCGTCACCTCCCTCGACGGCGACGCGGAGCGCAGGGTGCTGCGCCGCAGCGTGACCGAGGCGTTCGAGACCCAGCTGGAGGCGTTCCACGCGATGGTCCGCGAGGGGATCGAGCCCCGGTCGGGGCTGGACGCCGGGAGGGCCGACATCCTCGACTGCCAGCGGATCGTGGCGAGCTTCGCCGCCAGGACCGGCACCCCGGTGGGCGGCGAGGTGGGCCGGCTCGTCGGCGGGCGGGCGGACGTGCCGATCCCATGACACCGGTAGGAACGGCCTCCAAGGCACCTGTATGGAGAAAGCACTCGGAAGGGCCGATTCGATGACATCCGGAAGCGCCGATCCGGCGACCCCCGCACTGATCCGTACCGCGATCGTCGGATACGGCCTGGCGGGCAGCGTCTTCCACGCGCCGCTGATCAGCGCCGACCCCGCGTACGCTCTGCGCGGCATCGTCACCGGTGATCGGGAGAGGGCGCGGGCCGCGACCGAACGCTACCCCGGTGTCCGTATTCTCCCCAGCGTCGAGCACCTGTTCGCGGCGGGCGAGTACGACCTCGTGGTGATCGCCTCGCCGACCCCGAGCCACGTGGAACTCGCGGAGCGGACGTTGGAGCTGGGCCTGGCGACCGTGGTCGACAAGCCGCTCGCCGTCAGGTCCGTCGACGCGGAGCGGCTCATCGCGCTCGCGGACAGCAGGGGGGCGCCCCTGACCGTGTTCCAGAACCGGCGGTGGGACGGCGACTTCCTGACCGTCCGGCGGCTCGTCGAGGAGGGCGCGCTCGGAGAGGTACGGCGCTTCGAGTCCCGGTTCGAATGGCTCAACCCCCGGCCCCGGCCGGCCTGGAAGAGCGGTACCACCGGCCGCGACGGCGGCGGCATCGCCTACGACCTGGGCTCCCACCTCATCGACCAGGCCGTGCGGCTGTTCGGGCCGGTCGAGGAGGTGTACGGCGAGCTGGACCGTCGCGGGGCGAACGCCGTCAACGACGACGACAGCTTCATCGCCCTCACCCACACCTCGGGCGTCCGGTCACACCTGGGGATGAGCAGCCTGGTCGCGCGGCGTGGATTCCGCTTCCGGGTGCTCGGCTCGGCGTCCGCGTACACCAAGTGGGGCCTGGACCCGCAGGAGTCGCAGCTCGCGGCCGGGATGTCCCCCCTGGACGAGGGCTTCGGCGTGGAGCGGGCCGAGTCCTACGGGCGGCTCGGGCGCGACGAGGACGACAGGCCGGTACCGACCGAACGCGGCGGCTATCGGCGGTTCTACGCGATGCTGGCCGAGGCGCTGGCCGGTCGGGGGCCTCTCCCGGTGGACCCCGGGGACGCGCTCACGGCGATCCGCATCATCGAGACACTTCAGGCCCAGCAGGGCTGATCCGGCGCGGAGCTCCAGTACAAGCGGAGCTCCAGTACAAGCGGAGCTCCAGTACAAGCGGAGCTCCAGTACAAGCGGAGCTCCAGTACAAGCGGAGCTCCAGTACAAGCGGAGCTCCAGTACAAGCGGAGCTCCAGTACAAGCGGAGCTCCAGTACAAGCGGAGCTCCAGTACAAGCGGAGCTCCAGTACAAGCGGAGCTTCAGCGCAAGCGGAGCTTCAGCGCAAGCGGAGCTTCAGCACAAAAGGACGGCGAACACGGACGGCGCCCGCACCTGGCGGGCGCCGTCCGTGTTGTTTCGCGGTGTTCTACGGCCTTTCCGAGAGCCCGTGTGTCGAGGTCCTGAACGCCGTGACGCCGCGCAGGGGGTTCTTTCAGAGGGTCCGGGCGTAGGGATCCCAGTCCTCGGTGACCGGTTTCGTGGCCGGGGCCGAACTCCGCACGGGCACGACCTCCCCGCGCTCGATCGACTCCGAGACCGCGGCCATCGTGTCCAGCACGTGGTAGGCCAGCTGCCCGGAGGCCCGGTGCGGCACCCCGGCCCGTACGGCGCGGGCGATGTCCAGTGTGCCGAGGCCACGGCCTCCCACCGGGCCCACGGCCGGCACGGTCGTCCAGTCGTCGTCACCGGCGCGCCGGATGCGGAGGTCCCCGTCGAAGTGGTTCGGGTCCGGGACGGACAGCGTCGCCTCGGAACCCACGATCTCCACGTGACCCACGCGGCGATGCGGGGAGTCCCAGCTCAGCACGGTCGTCGCGGCCTGCCCGGCCTCGAACTCGGCGATGACGCCGACGTGCGTCGGGACCTGCACGGTGATCTCCTGCCCGGCCTTGGGACCGACGCGCAGGACGCGTGTGGGCCGCGCGACACGTCCGGTCGCCACCACCGAGCGGAACGAGCCGAAGAACTGGGCCAGCGCGGTCAGGTAGTACGGTCCCATGTCCCACAGCGGACCCGCGCCGCGAGAGAGCAGCACCTCCAGGTTGCGGTGGTCGTCCACCGGCCCTGGCACCTCGAACAGGGTGAGCCCGGTGAGCGGCACGCCGATGTCACCCCGCTCGATCATCCGCCTCGCCGTCTGCAGGCCGGCACCGAGGAAGGTGTCGGGCGCCCCGCCGATACGGAGACCCGCGCCCTCCGCCTTCTCCAGCAGCCGCAGGCCGGTGGCACGATCCAGGGTGAACGGCTTCTCGGTCCACACGTGCTTACCCGCGCCGAGCGCCGCCATGGACACCTCGGCGTGCGCGGCCGGGATCGTCAGGTTGACGATGATCTCCACATCGGGATGCTCCAGCGCCTGTTCCGGGGTGCCCGACTCCGGCACCCCGTACGCCGCTGCCTGTTCGGCGGCCCGGTCCGGATAGAGGTCCGTGACGATGCGGACGTCCAGGTCCGGGAAGCGGGTGAGGTTCTCCAGGTACTGCTCGCTGATCTTCCCGGCGCCGACGACGCCGACCCCCATCGGGCCGGAACCGCTCACGCCGCTCACCCCTCGACCTTCGGGTTCAGGTAGGCGAAGCTCGCGGCGATCGCCTCGAAGACGTCCCCGGTGTAGTCGTCGAACTCGACCGCCCCGGCCTCCAGGTGCGGCACCGCGTCGAGGATCTCGGGCCAGGGCAGCTTGCCCTGACCGGCCGGCAACTGCTGGGCGTTCTCCCGGTTGACGGGACCGTCCTTCAGGTGCAGGAAGCGCACGCGGTCGCTCACGCGGCCCAGCAGGCCCAGCACGTCCTCGCCTCCCACCGCGACCCAGTAGGCGTCGACCTCCAGCACCACTTCCGGCCGGAGCCGGTCGGCCAGGGTCTCCAGCGCGGTGCGGCCGGCGAACCGTCGCTCAAGCTCCCACCAGTGGTTGTGGTATCCGACCCGCAGGCCGTAGTCCGCGGCCTTCACCGCCGCGGCGTTCAAATGGTCGGCGATGCGGGTGACATCGTCGTCGCTGGTCCAGAACTCCTCCGGGATGAACGTGTCCACCACCGTGTTCGCGCCCAGCCTGTTCGCCGCCGTGAACACCGCCTCCAGATCGACGTCGATCAGCGACGAGGTCATCGTGGGGGAGACAAAGCCGTTGGCGGTGACCGCGTCGAGGAACTCCGGACCGCGGGAGTACAGCTTGTACGAGGACTCGATCTGCCGGTAGCCGATCGCGGCGACCCTGGCGAGCGTGCCCGGCAGGTCCTCGTCGATGGCATGCCGGACGCTGTAGAGCTGGAGGGACAGCGATCGGAGAGGCACGGTGAACCCTTCGCCGGTTGAGGCGCGCCGTCCACCCGTCATGCTCGATACCGATCATCGGGGGACCACACGCGCCATATCTGTTACTAAAGTAACGAATATATGTGAACTACACATCATGTCAAGAGTGTTACGCGCGCATTCCGGACGTCTCCCGAACAGTTCGCCGCAGGGTGCTCCGGCACGTCACCCGGAACTGGGAACCCGGAACCGGGAACCGGCCCGGCGGTCCGCGTCAGCCGGGATCCACGTCCGTGACGGTTGCGTCCGTGTCGATCGCGTTCGTGTCGGTCGCGTTCGTGTCGGAGGCGGGGAGTGCGGGGAGTGAGGCGAGGAAGGCCGTGACCGCGGGGCGGTGGTCGGTGGAGCGCCAGGCGATGGCCAGTTCCGCGGGCGGCAGGCCGGTGACGGGGCGGCAGACGACACCCGGGCGGGAGTAGAGGGCCGCGTTGCCCTCGGCGAGCAGCACCACGCCGAGCCCGCTCGTGACCGCCTCCAGGACCTCGTCGGCGGACGCGGCCTCGGCGCCCACGACGGCCCCGTCGCGGACGTCCAGGCCCAGCCAGAAGTCGCGCAGCGGACCGGACGCGGCGGGCAGCGAGATGAACGGCTCGTCGCGCAGGTCGTCGATGTCGATCTCGGCCCGGCCGGCCAGGGGATGGCCTTCCGGCAGGGCGGCGAACCTGCGCTCCCTGACGAGGACGCGGACCGCGAGCCCCTCGGGCGTGGGCAGCCAGACGAAGGCGACATCGGAGCTGCCGTCGGCCAGGCCACCGCTCGGATCGTCCCAGCTGACCAGGCGCAGGGAGACCGTCCAGCCGGGCATCCTCTCGCGGAAGCGGCGCAGCGTCTCGCGCTGCAGGTTCCTGCCCACGGACGTCTGCATGCCGATCACCAGGGTGCCCGACGGCGCCGCCTGGCGGGCCGCGTCGAGTCCCGTACCCCAGAGTTGCAGCATCTCCCTCGCCGTCGGCAGCAGCGCGGAGCCCTGCGGGGTGAGCCTTGCACCGCCCGGCGTCCGCTCGAACAGCGGGAAACCGAGCTGCCGCTCCAGGACGCGGATCTGTTTGGACAGCGCGGGCTGGGAGACGAACAGCCGCTCGGCCGCCCGGGTGAAATGAAGCTCCTCGGCCACGGCGACGAAGTACCGGAGATCACGCAGATGGACGTCCACAACCACTGGTTATAACGCGGCGCCCGCCGGGGTGGGCGGGCGGCGCCGGCCGGATTCGCGGGAGCGGGGAACCTCGGGCCCGGCGCCATAGCCGATCGTTATGACGGGAGGT
This region of Streptosporangium sp. NBC_01495 genomic DNA includes:
- a CDS encoding aldehyde dehydrogenase family protein produces the protein MVSRDQLLYIDGAWVEGAGSRPVRDRWTGERIGTVAAGLGEHAVRAVDAAERAMARGLPVPERARVLATAARLVEERGEEFARSITAETGKPITAARGEVGRAVQTLGWAAEETRRLTGETVPLDAVESGAGTIALTVPEARGIAAAITPFNFPLNLVLHKVAPALAAGCAVVLKPSDKAVLVAGLLVEVFAEAGLPAGWLNLVTGTPADVVEPWIDDPRVAVISFTGSSRVGWDLKARSPRKLHVLELGSNTAMVVTGNADLERAAADAVISALANSGQACVSLQRVYVTREVADRFVTLLGEAFRAVSYGDPRDDATVVGPLVTTEATAGLKRSIDAAVAGGARLLAGGEVVGGVLEPTLLAEVDPDSALVCEEAFGPVASVLVVDDLDEAIRGVNSSMYALNSSIYTGDLGEAMRYAARAQAGSVLVNMPPSYRADHMPYGGVKDSGQGTEGVRYAVHELLHHKLVVLKP
- a CDS encoding sugar phosphate isomerase/epimerase family protein, whose protein sequence is MSTRPVTLFTAQWADLPFEEVARLASEWGFDGLEIACKSQHLDVDRALEDEGYLDSRREILDRYGLGVWALSNHAQGQVVCDDPLDFRHQSIVGSRTWGDGDPDGVRARASEQVKKTAILARKLGASVVTGFTGSKIWRYVAMYPPVSQEVIDDGYADFAARWNPIMDVFDGEGVRFALEVHPSEIAYDYWTTARTLEAIDRRGAFGINWDPSHMMWQDINPANFIVDFADRIYHVDCKDTRIRAKDGRVGRLGSHLPWGDPRRGWDFVSAGHGDVPFEDAFRALESIGYAGPISIEWEDAGMSRMHGAPRALALVRSLLWEQPHARFDTAFTQT
- a CDS encoding VOC family protein, with amino-acid sequence MTDRDERQAGQGMTDPDEQQTGQGMTDPDKQQTGQGMTDPDKQQSDERVTARPAPGRASGTSGRDTGTSGRHTGHPVAFLRLHHATFTMPVGEEDRARAFYGGVLGMTEVPKPTTMRPVGCWFGTGGVEIHGLPDEDFRPNRLGHPAILVDDLDALAARLAGHGAVVETDDRFPGHRRFHTYDCFGNQLEFLQADP
- a CDS encoding orotidine 5'-phosphate decarboxylase / HUMPS family protein; its protein translation is MSPSIRGLRRSDLTHGIVQVSLDLKTLDDALRMAAIAVEAGADWLEIGTPLVMAEGLRAVRTLRAEYPDHPLVADLKVMDGGYGETRMFAEAGADAVVVMGRAHDATVQRVCEAGEEFGILVMGDDMGADDRVAEAKRLEDLGVGMVIHHIGHDHRNMHRELRLSPLTDLPGIVAATTVPVQAVGGLSIEQAVGCPVIGAGVVVFGAPLAIDDETSFTIPERDLPRILGDAIARVHATPVGA
- a CDS encoding sugar phosphate isomerase/epimerase family protein, coding for MRIAAFPKGYLEQMVVRRTKSVFEWIDEARTLGVEGLELHTGFFWSTAKDEIRRIGDALADAGFQMPMMCASPDFTHPDPDVRAREIDRQAEFVRITAVLGGPGATCRVLSGQAYPQVPVEQGVRWAAEAIESLLPLAAELGVTLAIENHYKATTWTYPELAQSPDVFLSLVDSITDRVNFGVQYDPSNAIVAGVDSAEFLRRVVDRVVTMQASDRYLQAGTTLEDLRQADGTIGYSPALKHGVIGQGLNDYDRIFPILVEAGYDGWISIEDGVNGLDELRASADFLRMARDRWFGGSTAVRVRSHDVARSAAGHSG
- a CDS encoding zinc-binding dehydrogenase, translated to MKALVKYADTDGALEVRDVPEPVAGPGTVLVRVHTVGVCGSDIHMWHNTQSKSSKGVLPITLGHESAGVVAAVGDGVTGWSIGDRVVCETAASICGVCGLCRSGRYNLCPWREGYGLKRDGAMAEYVVAEPRVLHRIPDNVSFETASMTEPYAVAYNAVVERAPVSPGDLVVVQGAGTIGILALQMAILRGAATTVVLGTEIDTHRLEQARRLGADHVVDISRQDPAEAISRLHDGLGADLVVDATGVSAALKQSMELVRPAGAIAKVGWGPQPLGFTLDPLVKKAVTLYGCYSHTWSTWENVLRLFSQGKFRPELILGGVYAIEQWEAAFSAMQRGDNVKSALRMPFGFEDSGPLGGESHSGGSLDGGSLDRGSLSDESLSGGSPGSVSRIGGSRTGGFQTGETTN
- a CDS encoding Gfo/Idh/MocA family protein, translating into MSPSPIRLGILGLGAVAQAVHLPLLAKRPELYTVAGICDLSPEVTDAMGRRYGIPRARRFSHLDDLLDAGGLDAVMILSRGSHTSAVRAVFARRLPVFCEKPLAYTTAEVDDLIAAEPDLGHPAILLGYMKQYDPAVIEAASLLEDVDDIRSIEASVLHPTGASQLAFTRLVGPTAPPPPHVQAEADAEDLALWRTAVGDADEALWRTYRGALVSSLAHDLSIMRSFGSPPATVDFADIWRQSSRYARRDVGRDRKSFGEHPPSISATGTLAGGGRFGLSWHYLPDFPAYRETVRVVHGRGTVELTFPSPYLLHAPTELVVTSLDGDAERRVLRRSVTEAFETQLEAFHAMVREGIEPRSGLDAGRADILDCQRIVASFAARTGTPVGGEVGRLVGGRADVPIP
- a CDS encoding Gfo/Idh/MocA family protein — its product is MTSGSADPATPALIRTAIVGYGLAGSVFHAPLISADPAYALRGIVTGDRERARAATERYPGVRILPSVEHLFAAGEYDLVVIASPTPSHVELAERTLELGLATVVDKPLAVRSVDAERLIALADSRGAPLTVFQNRRWDGDFLTVRRLVEEGALGEVRRFESRFEWLNPRPRPAWKSGTTGRDGGGIAYDLGSHLIDQAVRLFGPVEEVYGELDRRGANAVNDDDSFIALTHTSGVRSHLGMSSLVARRGFRFRVLGSASAYTKWGLDPQESQLAAGMSPLDEGFGVERAESYGRLGRDEDDRPVPTERGGYRRFYAMLAEALAGRGPLPVDPGDALTAIRIIETLQAQQG